One genomic region from Strix uralensis isolate ZFMK-TIS-50842 chromosome 5, bStrUra1, whole genome shotgun sequence encodes:
- the MTERF2 gene encoding transcription termination factor 2, mitochondrial: protein MLRGVAHGARDTFTLLLARWQYHYPGLNFSSVWNEVAKRSFLIHSTYTTDTKSREENKKTIESLYRFSVDIKKIRRLKEWVLLQDTAYVKEIAGILKEMGADETAVANILERCPEAILRTPAEINSQRALWQLVCQNEKQLIKLIEQFPESFFTTEYHENQKANILFFQELGLKNNIITRFLTSAPNIFCNPVEKNKNVIETLQRNYLSLGGSHANMKTWILKLLSQNPFILLNTSTAIQENLEFLQKNGFTDPEVLQLLSKLKGFIFQLTSTTMQKSMLFSKNVFQCSDQELKQLVLKCPALLYYSVPVLEERLEGLLKEGISVAQIRETPMVLELTTQIVQYRIKKLAALGYDIKNGTLESLNGTKKDFEVSYGKIQSKKERPIFNPVAPIHIED, encoded by the coding sequence ATGTTGAGAGGAGTCGCTCACGGTGCAAGAGACACATTTACTCTTCTGTTGGCAAGATGGCAGTACCATTACCCAGGATTGAATTTTTCATCAGTATGGAATGAAGTAGCAAAGAGAAGCTTCTTAATACATTCCACTTACACAACTGATACAAAatcaagagaggaaaataaaaaaaccattGAGAGTCTCTACAGATTTTCAGTTGACATAAAGAAAATACGCAGACTAAAGGAATGGGTCCTTCTCCAGGATACAGCCTATGTTAAAGAAATTGCTGGTATCTTAAAAGAAATGGGAGCAGATGAGACTGCTGTAGCCAACATTTTAGAACGCTGCCCAGAGGCAATTCTCCGTACCCCTGCAGAGATAAACTCTCAGAGAGCTCTATGGCAATTAGTATGCCAGAATGAAAAACAGTTGATTAAATTAATAGAGCAATTTCCAGAATCTTTTTTTACTACTGAATATCATGAGAACCAGAAGGCAAATATACTGTTTTTTCAAGAGCTGGGACTTAAGAATAATATAATCACCAGGTTCCTGACAAGCGCACCCAATATTTTCTGTAATCCtgttgagaaaaacaaaaacgtGATAGAGACattacaaagaaattatttaagcTTAGGAGGTTCTCATGCAAATATGAAGACCTGGATACTGAAGCTATTGAGCcaaaatccatttattttattaaacacatccactgcaatccaggagaacTTGGAATTTCTCCAGAAGAATGGTTTTACTGACCCTGAAGTTCTACAGCTGCTGTCCAAACTTAAAGGTTTCATTTTTCAACTTACTTCTACTACTATGCAGAAAAGTATGCTTTTTTCCAAAAATGTCTTTCAGTGCAGTGATCAAGAATTAAAACAGCTAGTGCTGAAATGCCCAGCCCTCCTCTACTACTCTGTTCCAGTTTTGGAAGAAAGACTTGAAGGACTACTGAAGGAAGGAATTTCTGTAGCGCAGATTAGAGAGACACCAATGGTGCTGGAGTTGACAACGCAAATTGTTCAGTACCGAATTAAAAAACTCGCTGCTTTGGGATATGATATAAAGAATGGAACTCTAGAAAGCCTGAATGGTACTAAGAAAGATTTTGAAGTCAGTTATGGTAAGATACAATCAAAGAAGGAGAGGCCAATTTTTAATCCCGTTGCTCCTATACACATTGAAGATTAA